In Arachis hypogaea cultivar Tifrunner chromosome 17, arahy.Tifrunner.gnm2.J5K5, whole genome shotgun sequence, a single window of DNA contains:
- the LOC112765471 gene encoding uncharacterized protein produces the protein MFTNDQRQQERTGKYGSPRFQYLQELVSQFQNTADEEAKERILANLANFAYDPYNYNFLRQLNILELFLDCMTEPNEKLVEFGVGGICNSCADQANIAIVSKFGGIPLIIQCLSSPVRNTVNYALGALYYVCNESNKEEILKPEVIDAIKRYAAAEEVSASFSNLAKAFLDKHLSEN, from the exons ATGTTCACCAATGACCAGAGACAACAAGAGCGAACTGGAAAATATGGAAGTCCTAGATTTCAATACCTTCAG GAACTGGTGTCTCAGTTTCAGAACACAGCCGATGAAG AAGCAAAAGAGAGGATTTTGGCAAATTTGGCCAACTTCGCTTATGATCCTTACAATTATAACTTTTTGCGACAG CTTAATATTTTGGAACTCTTCCTGGACTGCATGACTGAACCCAATGAAAAACTTGTAGAGTTTGGTGTTGGAGGCATCTGCAATTCTTGTGCTG atcaGGCAAATATTGCAATTGTAAGTAAGTTTGGTGGCATACCTCTTATCATTCAATGTCTATCAAGCCCAGTCAGGAACACT GTAAATTATGCACTTGGAGCACTTTATTATGTGTGTAATGAATCTAACAAGGAAGAGATTTTAAAACCAGAAGTTATTGATGCCATCAAAAGGTATGCAGCAGCTGAAGAAGTTAGTGCAAGCTTCAGTAATCTAGCTAAAGCTTTCCTAGACAAACATCTATCTGAGAACTAG